A DNA window from bacterium contains the following coding sequences:
- the murC gene encoding UDP-N-acetylmuramate--L-alanine ligase — MRKTKHLHFVGIGGIGMSGIAEVLANLGYTVSGSDLVSGDTIRRLTGCGCLVSVGHSAGNIEGADVVVISSAVKSDNPEVQAARQAGIPVIPRATMLNELMRMKYGIAVAGSHGKTTTTSMVAGIMAEAKLDPTVVIGGKLDSLGTNARLGEGDYLVAEADESDGSFLQLTPTIAVVTNIDNEHMDHYGTFDALRAAFRKFLDKVPFYGRAVLCLDDAEVAGMLSDLERPHVTYGLSAQANVCASDIRYEGFASSYTASLDGRALGRVSLPVPGLHNIYNSLAAIAVGLELEVPFTVIAAALSGYAGTQRRFQKKGEAGGVAVYDDYGHHPSEIKATLEAARQGWKGRVVAMFQPHRFSRTRDLLPDFGTAFHNADKVLVCDIYAAGEDSIGNLTGRDVAGCISSHGHRGAEFVGSCAAAVDRVMEILEDGDMVITLGAGDIWKAGEILLERMKV, encoded by the coding sequence CTGAGAAAGACAAAGCACCTTCACTTCGTCGGGATCGGCGGCATCGGGATGTCGGGCATCGCCGAGGTGCTGGCCAACCTGGGCTACACCGTCAGCGGTTCGGACCTGGTTTCCGGTGACACGATTCGGCGGCTTACCGGGTGTGGCTGCCTGGTGTCCGTGGGCCACAGCGCCGGCAACATCGAAGGGGCCGACGTCGTGGTGATCTCGTCGGCGGTAAAAAGCGACAACCCCGAGGTGCAGGCCGCCAGGCAGGCCGGCATCCCGGTGATCCCAAGGGCCACCATGCTAAACGAACTGATGCGCATGAAGTACGGCATCGCCGTCGCCGGTTCCCACGGCAAGACCACGACCACCTCCATGGTGGCCGGGATCATGGCCGAGGCGAAACTTGATCCCACCGTCGTGATCGGCGGCAAGCTGGACAGCCTGGGGACCAACGCCCGCCTGGGCGAGGGCGATTACCTGGTGGCGGAGGCGGACGAGAGCGACGGCTCCTTCCTCCAGTTGACCCCGACCATCGCCGTCGTCACCAACATCGACAACGAGCACATGGACCATTACGGCACCTTCGACGCCCTGCGGGCTGCGTTCCGGAAGTTCCTGGACAAGGTCCCCTTCTACGGGAGGGCCGTCCTCTGCCTGGACGATGCGGAGGTGGCCGGGATGCTCTCCGACCTGGAGCGGCCCCACGTCACCTACGGCCTTTCGGCGCAGGCCAACGTCTGTGCCTCGGACATCCGGTACGAGGGGTTTGCCTCCTCCTACACCGCCTCCCTGGACGGGAGAGCGCTCGGCCGGGTCTCTCTCCCCGTCCCGGGCCTGCACAACATTTACAACTCCCTGGCCGCCATCGCGGTGGGCCTGGAGCTGGAGGTCCCCTTCACCGTCATCGCTGCGGCGCTTTCCGGCTACGCGGGGACCCAGCGCCGGTTCCAGAAAAAGGGGGAGGCCGGGGGCGTGGCCGTCTACGACGATTACGGCCATCACCCCTCGGAGATCAAGGCCACCCTCGAGGCGGCCAGGCAGGGCTGGAAGGGGAGGGTCGTGGCCATGTTCCAGCCCCACAGGTTCAGCAGGACCCGGGACCTGCTCCCCGATTTCGGAACGGCCTTCCACAACGCCGACAAGGTCCTGGTGTGTGATATCTACGCGGCCGGCGAGGACAGCATCGGGAACCTGACGGGCAGGGACGTGGCCGGGTGCATCTCCAGCCACGGTCACCGGGGGGCGGAGTTCGTGGGAAGCTGTGCCGCCGCGGTGGATCGGGTCATGGAGATCCTCGAGGACGGTGACATGGTGATCACCCTGGGAGCCGGGGATATCTGGAAAGCGGGAGAGATCCTCCTCGAAAGGATGAAAGTATAA
- the murB gene encoding UDP-N-acetylmuramate dehydrogenase: protein MEEIRGRIIGSGFTGELRLDEPLAGHTSLRVGGPASLFALPAGVGDLVLILALLAGEKVPWMVLGGGTNVVFADEGYHGCVIHLSREVRGWGGIRRDKEMLEAGAAALMPNVVSRAAREGLAGLECLADIPGTVGGALRMNAGTRSGQMADVVEQVRLLEGTGDSDGGGQGARWVPGSGIGFAYRSSGLTAGQIVLAVRFRLKPDDPDAVRARVTEQARLRRKSQPLGAASAGCWFKNPAGDSAGRLIDAAGLIGMTCGGARVSDVHANFLVNTGSATAADFLELAEMVRQGVRERFGIELEDEVRVIHG from the coding sequence GTGGAAGAGATCAGGGGAAGGATCATCGGGAGCGGGTTTACCGGCGAGTTGAGGCTGGATGAACCCCTGGCCGGCCACACCTCCCTGCGGGTGGGCGGTCCGGCATCCCTGTTCGCCCTTCCTGCCGGGGTCGGGGACCTGGTCCTCATCCTCGCGCTCCTTGCCGGGGAGAAGGTCCCGTGGATGGTCCTCGGGGGCGGCACCAACGTGGTTTTTGCCGATGAAGGTTACCACGGATGCGTGATCCACCTTTCGCGGGAGGTCCGTGGGTGGGGCGGTATCCGCAGGGACAAGGAGATGCTGGAGGCGGGAGCCGCGGCTTTGATGCCCAATGTGGTCTCCCGCGCCGCCCGGGAGGGGCTTGCGGGCCTCGAGTGCCTGGCGGACATCCCCGGCACGGTGGGAGGCGCCTTGCGCATGAACGCGGGGACCAGGTCGGGACAGATGGCTGACGTCGTGGAGCAGGTCCGGCTGCTCGAAGGAACCGGCGACAGCGATGGCGGCGGACAGGGCGCACGCTGGGTGCCCGGTTCCGGGATCGGTTTTGCCTACAGGAGTTCGGGACTGACTGCCGGCCAGATCGTCCTGGCGGTGAGGTTCCGGCTCAAGCCCGACGATCCCGACGCTGTCCGCGCCAGGGTGACGGAACAGGCCCGGCTGAGGAGGAAAAGCCAGCCCCTGGGAGCGGCCAGCGCTGGGTGCTGGTTCAAGAACCCGGCGGGGGACAGCGCGGGACGGCTCATCGACGCGGCGGGCCTTATCGGGATGACCTGCGGCGGAGCCCGGGTTTCCGACGTCCACGCGAACTTTCTCGTCAACACCGGGTCGGCCACAGCGGCGGATTTCCTCGAGCTTGCCGAGATGGTCAGGCAGGGTGTCCGCGAGCGGTTCGGGATCGAACTGGAGGACGAGGTAAGGGTGATCCATGGATAA
- the murF gene encoding UDP-N-acetylmuramoyl-tripeptide--D-alanyl-D-alanine ligase codes for MIRFHLRDILRGTGGALITSAVGPEMYTGISTDSRTVAPGEVFFALRGEKHDGHDHLKDAWKAGAVLAVVDRRFPMNAGMMAPIPLVVVDDTVKALQGLAALWRVRHPMPALAVVGSAGKTTTKEMTAAVLGTAGPCLKNIGNLNNHIGLPLSILEMADFHRYAVLEIGTNMPGEIRQLASILGPEGAILTRIGWAHLEGFGDHETLLAEKLSILDALPGDGWCAVNAGDPNQASVPARAACRVVTYGIGTGEVRGKDLVISECESAFTLVSPSGSERVRLCAFGVHFVENALAAAAGVLPLGIPIEQVAGGLAGWRPARQRGGIISPMPGVRFIDDTYNANPLSVETALANLARLSSEGVTVAVLGEMKELGAYHEEGHRLVGLKAARMGIDYLIAVGEVAPLIVEGALRGSMERSRVMECGTIGEAVKAVEPLLTSGVWVLFKGSRAARVEEVMEPFVGSGDNGALAGSGGI; via the coding sequence GTGATCCGTTTTCACCTCAGGGATATCCTCAGGGGGACAGGGGGCGCCCTGATCACCAGCGCCGTGGGGCCCGAAATGTACACGGGGATATCGACGGACAGCCGGACCGTTGCCCCGGGCGAGGTGTTCTTCGCCCTGAGGGGCGAGAAGCACGACGGTCACGACCACCTCAAGGATGCGTGGAAAGCAGGAGCGGTCCTGGCCGTGGTGGATCGCCGGTTTCCCATGAATGCCGGGATGATGGCCCCCATACCCCTCGTGGTGGTGGACGATACGGTAAAGGCGCTCCAGGGCCTCGCCGCCCTGTGGCGTGTCCGCCACCCGATGCCGGCCCTGGCGGTGGTGGGCAGCGCGGGGAAGACGACGACCAAGGAGATGACGGCGGCCGTGCTGGGGACAGCGGGACCGTGCCTGAAGAACATCGGGAACCTGAACAACCACATAGGGCTCCCCCTTTCCATCCTGGAGATGGCCGATTTCCACCGTTACGCAGTGCTGGAGATCGGGACCAACATGCCGGGGGAGATCAGGCAGCTGGCGTCGATCCTCGGGCCGGAAGGGGCGATCCTGACGCGGATCGGCTGGGCCCACCTCGAAGGGTTCGGGGACCACGAGACGCTGCTGGCTGAAAAGCTGTCGATCCTGGATGCCCTTCCGGGGGACGGATGGTGTGCCGTCAACGCCGGGGATCCCAACCAGGCGTCGGTCCCGGCAAGGGCGGCGTGCAGGGTCGTTACGTACGGTATCGGCACGGGGGAGGTGCGGGGGAAAGACCTGGTTATTTCGGAATGTGAGAGCGCCTTCACCCTGGTGAGCCCCTCGGGGAGCGAGCGGGTGCGGCTTTGTGCCTTCGGCGTCCACTTCGTAGAGAACGCGCTGGCTGCGGCGGCCGGTGTCCTCCCCCTGGGGATCCCGATAGAGCAGGTGGCCGGCGGGCTGGCTGGATGGAGGCCGGCCCGGCAGCGCGGCGGGATCATCTCCCCCATGCCGGGAGTGCGCTTTATCGACGACACCTACAACGCCAACCCGTTGTCAGTGGAGACGGCCCTGGCGAACCTGGCCCGTCTGAGCAGCGAGGGGGTGACGGTGGCCGTTCTCGGGGAGATGAAGGAACTGGGGGCTTACCACGAAGAGGGCCACCGCCTCGTGGGGCTCAAAGCCGCCCGGATGGGTATCGATTACCTCATCGCTGTAGGCGAGGTCGCTCCCCTGATCGTGGAAGGGGCCTTGCGCGGCTCCATGGAGCGTTCACGGGTGATGGAATGCGGCACCATCGGAGAGGCGGTCAAGGCCGTCGAACCGCTGCTGACGAGCGGTGTATGGGTCCTGTTCAAGGGATCAAGGGCGGCCAGGGTCGAAGAGGTCATGGAGCCGTTTGTCGGCAGCGGGGACAACGGGGCGCTGGCCGGATCGGGAGGCATCTGA
- the ftsW gene encoding putative lipid II flippase FtsW has product MRHLRLDPTIVIAVLALAVLGTVIVFSASAVRADNEHGGDGYYYFKRQLFFLGAGLVALLVGAAIPYHFWEAGVIPLLGATILLLGLVLTPLGHTANSASRWFRVGPVSLQIAEFAKMVVVIYLARYLSSRGDRIREDPKTLLPPLAVMAVIFFLVVREPDLGTAIFIGLLGCAMLFLSGATMRVMTGLGLAAAPVVAYLIYTQNFRVQRMKAFLDPFKEYDGSGFQLVQSYVAFGDGGLFGKGLGAGKSKLFFLPESHTDFILAVIGEELGFIGVAAVLCLFAVFIVKGMGAASSAPDGFGSMLGAGLTLMIGIQALINGMVVLGLLPTKGLPLPFISYGGSSLLTSMMAAGIILNVAGRSREL; this is encoded by the coding sequence ATGAGGCACCTGAGGCTGGACCCCACCATTGTCATCGCCGTCCTGGCCCTCGCGGTCCTCGGGACGGTGATCGTGTTTTCCGCCAGCGCGGTCCGGGCCGACAACGAGCATGGAGGAGACGGGTACTATTACTTCAAGCGCCAGCTCTTTTTCCTGGGGGCGGGCCTCGTCGCCCTCCTGGTGGGCGCCGCGATCCCCTACCATTTCTGGGAGGCCGGAGTGATCCCGCTCCTCGGGGCGACCATCCTGCTCCTTGGGCTTGTGCTGACTCCCCTCGGGCACACGGCCAACAGCGCGTCGCGCTGGTTCCGGGTCGGGCCCGTATCTCTCCAGATCGCCGAGTTCGCTAAAATGGTCGTGGTGATCTACCTGGCCCGTTACCTTTCGTCGAGGGGTGACCGGATCCGTGAGGACCCGAAAACCCTCCTGCCGCCCCTGGCGGTCATGGCCGTCATCTTTTTCCTGGTCGTACGCGAGCCGGACCTGGGAACAGCCATCTTCATCGGCCTGCTCGGATGCGCCATGCTCTTCCTCTCGGGCGCGACGATGCGTGTCATGACAGGGCTGGGGCTGGCCGCGGCACCGGTGGTGGCCTACCTCATCTATACGCAGAATTTCCGGGTCCAGCGGATGAAGGCGTTCCTCGACCCCTTCAAGGAGTACGACGGCTCCGGGTTCCAGCTTGTGCAGTCCTACGTGGCCTTCGGCGACGGTGGACTTTTCGGCAAGGGCCTCGGCGCGGGGAAGAGCAAGCTGTTCTTCCTGCCGGAGTCCCACACGGACTTCATCCTGGCCGTTATCGGGGAGGAGTTGGGGTTCATCGGGGTTGCCGCGGTCCTGTGCCTCTTCGCGGTGTTCATCGTCAAGGGGATGGGGGCGGCTTCATCGGCCCCGGACGGTTTCGGCTCCATGCTGGGAGCGGGGCTGACCCTGATGATCGGGATCCAGGCCCTCATCAACGGCATGGTGGTCCTCGGCCTCCTTCCCACCAAGGGGCTGCCCCTGCCGTTCATCAGTTACGGAGGGTCCTCCCTGCTGACCTCCATGATGGCGGCGGGGATCATCCTGAACGTCGCGGGAAGGAGCCGGGAGCTGTGA
- the murD gene encoding UDP-N-acetylmuramoyl-L-alanine--D-glutamate ligase — translation MSLRDRRDPMGGIIEQGGPVLVAGLGRSGMAAANLLVRHGCRVEVSERAARDNFTLDLSGLDPAVTVHWGGHPENLFGRFPLVVVSPGVPGDLAALEHASGKGALVIGEMELAYRLTTEPWVAVTGSNGKSTTVTLIDLMAKEAGLRVATGGNLGTPVTSFVGQTGVYAFIVAEVSSFQLETVDTFHPAIGALLNLSPDHLDRHPGLTEYVEAKARLFANMGAGDWAVLNADDSRVLEETGKIAAGRFPFSRTRLLDEGGFVRQGRLVIRDEGKEHGIMKSRNILIPGHHNLENALAASAIAWKMGVPVTAMEKALRAFAGLEHRMELVGYFRGVPVYNDSKGTNVGATVRSLEGLGGRVVLILGGKDKGTSYEPLVEPVRRKVSHLILLGEAADRMEEALKGAAPITRVDTVEDSMRIAVQHARPGSEVLFSPACSSFDMFSSYEERGLVFKEAARKYMGMGV, via the coding sequence GTGAGCTTGAGAGACCGAAGAGACCCCATGGGCGGGATCATCGAACAGGGCGGGCCTGTCCTCGTGGCGGGCCTGGGGCGATCCGGCATGGCGGCGGCCAACCTGCTGGTACGTCACGGCTGCCGGGTGGAGGTGAGCGAACGGGCCGCGCGCGACAACTTCACCCTGGACCTTTCCGGGCTGGATCCCGCCGTGACGGTCCACTGGGGCGGGCATCCCGAAAATCTGTTCGGGCGGTTTCCCCTGGTCGTGGTCAGCCCGGGCGTTCCCGGGGACCTGGCGGCCCTGGAGCATGCGTCCGGCAAGGGAGCCCTCGTCATCGGGGAGATGGAACTGGCCTACAGGCTGACCACCGAGCCGTGGGTGGCTGTCACCGGCAGCAACGGAAAATCCACCACGGTGACCCTCATCGACCTCATGGCAAAGGAGGCGGGTCTCCGGGTGGCCACCGGCGGCAACCTCGGCACACCCGTGACCTCCTTTGTAGGCCAGACCGGGGTATACGCATTCATCGTGGCGGAGGTGTCCAGCTTCCAGCTCGAGACGGTTGACACCTTCCACCCCGCCATCGGAGCCCTGCTCAACCTCTCGCCGGACCACCTCGACCGGCATCCCGGGCTTACGGAGTACGTTGAGGCCAAGGCCAGGCTGTTTGCCAACATGGGGGCCGGCGACTGGGCAGTCCTCAACGCGGACGACAGCCGGGTGCTGGAAGAGACGGGAAAGATCGCTGCTGGCCGGTTCCCCTTCAGCCGGACCAGGCTCCTCGACGAGGGCGGTTTCGTCCGGCAGGGCCGCCTGGTGATCCGGGACGAAGGGAAGGAACACGGGATCATGAAATCGCGGAACATCCTGATCCCCGGTCACCACAACCTGGAGAATGCCCTCGCCGCGTCCGCCATCGCCTGGAAAATGGGAGTTCCGGTCACGGCCATGGAGAAGGCCCTGAGGGCTTTTGCCGGTCTCGAGCACAGGATGGAGCTCGTCGGCTATTTCCGCGGAGTCCCGGTCTACAACGATTCCAAGGGCACCAACGTGGGGGCCACCGTGAGATCCCTCGAAGGGCTCGGGGGCAGGGTCGTCCTCATCCTGGGAGGCAAGGACAAGGGGACCTCCTACGAGCCGCTGGTGGAACCGGTGCGGCGCAAGGTCAGCCACCTTATCCTCCTCGGTGAGGCTGCCGACAGGATGGAAGAGGCGCTGAAGGGGGCGGCTCCCATCACCAGGGTAGACACTGTCGAGGATTCGATGAGGATCGCGGTCCAGCACGCCCGCCCCGGCAGCGAGGTCCTGTTCTCGCCGGCCTGCTCGAGTTTCGACATGTTCAGCAGCTATGAAGAGCGCGGGCTGGTTTTCAAGGAAGCGGCGCGGAAATACATGGGGATGGGGGTATGA
- the mraY gene encoding phospho-N-acetylmuramoyl-pentapeptide-transferase, with product MLYKLFTSLRAVDPGFDVFRYITFRTALSVLTALGLSFILGPWIIGRLKTVQPGNYVREYLPEGHVLKAGVPTMGGLLIFLAIVFSTLLWADLSNRMVWVVLLTFTGFGLLGLADDMLKLYGRKKKGLAIRTKFTAQLVLAALIGFYLYAYPTGKWGHFLQLPFFKEALIDLGWIYIPFVVLVIIGTSNGVNLTDGLDGLAIGPVMFASAAFALLVYLTGHARFAEYLQIVFVPEAGELAIFAGAMVGASLGFLWFNTYPAQVFMGDIGSLSLGSALGVLAVIGKHEILLVLVGGLFVLETLSVIIQVISFRLFGKRVFLMAPLHHHFEKKGWPEPKIIVRFWIISIILVLISLSTLKLR from the coding sequence TTGCTCTATAAACTGTTCACCAGCTTAAGGGCGGTCGACCCCGGGTTCGACGTGTTCCGGTACATCACTTTCCGGACCGCCCTTTCGGTGCTGACCGCCCTCGGACTGAGCTTCATCCTGGGTCCCTGGATCATCGGCCGCCTGAAAACCGTCCAGCCCGGCAACTACGTCCGGGAGTACCTGCCCGAAGGACACGTCCTCAAGGCGGGGGTCCCCACCATGGGCGGGCTGCTCATCTTCCTGGCCATCGTCTTTTCGACCCTCCTGTGGGCGGACCTTTCCAACCGCATGGTGTGGGTGGTCCTGCTGACCTTTACCGGGTTCGGGCTGCTGGGCCTCGCGGACGACATGCTCAAGCTCTACGGCAGGAAGAAAAAGGGGCTGGCCATCAGGACCAAGTTCACGGCGCAGCTGGTCCTGGCTGCCCTCATAGGCTTTTACCTTTACGCCTATCCCACGGGCAAGTGGGGCCACTTCCTGCAGCTGCCCTTCTTCAAGGAGGCCCTGATCGACCTCGGCTGGATCTATATTCCCTTCGTGGTCCTGGTCATCATCGGCACCTCCAACGGAGTGAACCTGACGGATGGGCTCGACGGCCTTGCCATCGGCCCGGTGATGTTCGCTTCGGCGGCCTTCGCCCTGCTCGTCTACCTGACGGGCCACGCCAGGTTCGCCGAGTATCTCCAGATCGTTTTCGTGCCCGAGGCGGGTGAACTGGCGATCTTCGCGGGGGCCATGGTGGGAGCCAGCCTCGGGTTCCTGTGGTTCAACACCTACCCGGCCCAGGTGTTCATGGGGGACATCGGTTCCCTGTCCCTCGGTAGCGCCCTGGGCGTGCTGGCCGTCATCGGGAAGCACGAGATCCTCCTGGTCCTGGTAGGGGGGCTGTTCGTCCTGGAGACCCTGAGCGTCATCATCCAGGTCATCAGCTTCCGCCTGTTCGGCAAAAGGGTCTTTCTCATGGCCCCGCTCCATCACCATTTCGAGAAGAAGGGGTGGCCGGAACCCAAGATCATCGTCCGGTTCTGGATCATCTCCATTATCCTGGTGCTCATCTCCCTGAGCACCCTGAAGCTGAGGTAG
- the murG gene encoding undecaprenyldiphospho-muramoylpentapeptide beta-N-acetylglucosaminyltransferase translates to MRLVIAGGGTGGHLFPGVALAAEFTRRAGDVEVVFIGARHGLESRVIPALGYELVTLPVRGVVGGGFFRGMTRAMALLWAALRAYLVLGRLKPDLVVGVGGYASVPAVMAAAARGIPRSILEQNVMPGKANRVLAHMVQRIYQGFASRTEVFPVEKTVVTGNPIREEVLPPAGMVRPAGRRNLLILGGSQGARQVNGLALGFVPRLLADFPGMKVIHQTGPAHEEIVRQGYREAGAEVEIVPFITEMADAYARADLCLSRAGAMSISELAAAGLPALLIPYPDAAGGHQEANARWFEERGGAIVASPEEATSELVYKKLARLMGTTGRLEEMADASRRAGTRDAAKRIVEEELGRIGFPGRGGAGTER, encoded by the coding sequence GTGAGGCTCGTGATCGCCGGAGGCGGGACCGGCGGACACCTGTTCCCGGGCGTGGCGCTGGCAGCCGAGTTTACGCGGCGCGCGGGGGACGTGGAGGTCGTTTTCATCGGTGCCAGGCACGGCCTGGAATCCAGGGTGATCCCAGCCCTCGGGTACGAGCTGGTCACCCTCCCTGTCCGCGGCGTCGTGGGCGGCGGGTTCTTCCGGGGAATGACGAGGGCCATGGCCCTTCTCTGGGCGGCCCTGAGAGCTTACCTGGTCCTCGGCCGTCTCAAGCCGGACCTGGTGGTGGGTGTGGGAGGGTACGCGTCGGTGCCGGCCGTGATGGCGGCCGCCGCCAGGGGCATCCCCAGGTCGATCCTGGAACAGAACGTCATGCCGGGGAAGGCCAACCGCGTCCTGGCCCACATGGTCCAGAGGATCTACCAGGGATTTGCCAGCCGCACCGAGGTGTTCCCCGTGGAGAAGACGGTGGTGACCGGCAACCCGATCAGGGAAGAGGTGCTCCCCCCGGCGGGCATGGTCCGGCCGGCCGGCCGCCGGAACCTCCTCATCCTGGGAGGGAGCCAGGGAGCCAGGCAGGTCAACGGACTCGCCCTCGGGTTCGTGCCCAGGCTCCTCGCGGATTTTCCGGGCATGAAGGTCATCCACCAGACCGGCCCGGCCCACGAGGAGATCGTCCGGCAGGGGTACCGGGAGGCGGGGGCGGAGGTGGAGATCGTCCCGTTCATCACAGAGATGGCCGACGCCTACGCCAGGGCCGACCTGTGCCTGTCGCGGGCGGGAGCCATGTCGATCTCCGAACTGGCCGCCGCGGGGCTCCCGGCGCTCCTCATACCGTACCCCGACGCGGCGGGCGGCCACCAGGAAGCCAACGCGAGGTGGTTCGAGGAACGAGGCGGCGCCATCGTTGCCAGCCCGGAGGAGGCGACCTCCGAACTGGTTTACAAAAAGCTGGCCCGCCTGATGGGCACGACCGGCCGCCTGGAGGAGATGGCCGACGCCTCCCGGCGGGCCGGGACAAGGGACGCCGCGAAAAGGATCGTGGAAGAGGAACTGGGGAGGATCGGGTTCCCGGGCCGCGGGGGCGCGGGGACGGAACGATAA
- a CDS encoding D-alanine--D-alanine ligase yields the protein MDKNLAKVAVLMGGNSAEREVSLVTGSSILEALGEGGREAVGIDTAGPWAEEMRREGAGVAFIALHGRGGEDGTIQGALELMGIPFTGPGVLASALAMDKIMTKRVLMACGIPTPGFVELGPGSYDMPIMMGFPVVVKPNREGSTIGISVVREARDLPGAIRTAAAHDPDVLVEAFVEGDELTVGVLNGEPLAVVQIVTATGFYDYETKYVTGADDYRVPAPIGFEATLKVQEMAGLSARALRCCGAVRVDIRGAGERYEVIEVNTIPGMTPTSLLPKSAAGAGIDFVSLVLGMLDAAGEGSR from the coding sequence ATGGATAAGAATCTCGCAAAAGTCGCGGTTCTCATGGGCGGGAATTCCGCGGAGCGGGAGGTCTCCCTGGTCACGGGAAGCTCGATCCTGGAGGCGCTGGGGGAAGGCGGGCGCGAAGCCGTCGGGATCGACACCGCCGGCCCCTGGGCCGAGGAGATGCGCCGGGAAGGGGCCGGTGTCGCCTTCATCGCCCTTCACGGCAGGGGCGGGGAGGACGGCACGATCCAGGGAGCCCTGGAACTCATGGGGATCCCCTTCACGGGCCCGGGGGTCCTGGCTTCGGCTCTGGCCATGGACAAGATCATGACCAAACGGGTCCTTATGGCCTGCGGGATCCCGACCCCCGGTTTCGTGGAGCTGGGGCCGGGAAGCTACGACATGCCCATCATGATGGGATTTCCCGTGGTGGTCAAACCCAACCGTGAGGGTTCCACCATAGGGATCTCGGTTGTCCGGGAGGCAAGGGACCTTCCGGGGGCGATCCGCACCGCCGCCGCCCACGACCCCGACGTCCTGGTAGAAGCTTTCGTGGAAGGGGACGAACTCACGGTGGGAGTCCTCAACGGTGAACCCCTGGCCGTGGTGCAGATCGTTACGGCCACCGGTTTTTACGATTACGAGACCAAGTACGTCACGGGCGCGGACGATTACCGGGTTCCCGCTCCCATCGGCTTTGAGGCTACGCTGAAAGTCCAGGAGATGGCCGGCCTCTCCGCGCGGGCGCTGAGGTGCTGCGGTGCGGTGCGGGTGGATATCCGGGGCGCCGGAGAGCGGTACGAGGTGATCGAGGTGAACACGATCCCGGGGATGACGCCCACGAGCCTGCTGCCGAAATCGGCGGCGGGGGCCGGGATCGATTTCGTGAGCCTGGTCCTCGGGATGCTGGACGCGGCGGGAGAGGGCAGCCGGTGA